DNA from Desulfarculus baarsii DSM 2075:
GCCAACGTGCGCATGTCCAAGATCTCCGAGACGCTCACCCGCCTCGTGTTGGAGAGCGACCGCGTGGCCGTCGAGGAAGTCAGCATCACCGACCTGCACAAGATTCCCGCCATCATCGATGCGTTCATGGAAACCATCGAAGAGGTTGGCCCGAACCCCTACAAGGGCTTCTAGGATAGTTGAGGGGGCCCACGCTCGTGGGCCCCTTTTTTTATCCACTGAATGAATTTTGTTCATAGAGCGCGAGGTCTTAGATGGATTCAAACCTTGAGAACGTCGCTGCCGGTGCGCAGGGGACCCAGAGCAAGGATAAAGCGCCTGCCACTCGGGCCTATGAACCCGACTTCTGCAACGAGGTCTACGAGAAAGTAGATTGCGGTTCTGAAATCAAGCAGTGCATGCAGTGCGGAGTCTGCGGAGCCACTTGCCCGTTGCGGGATCAGATGGTTTATGGGCCGAGACAACTGTGGATGCTGATCCGGGCGGGTCGCCGGGAACAAGTGCTCAATTGCCCGGACATCATGCTATGCACCTCGTGCTACACCTGCAAGGTGCGTTGCCCGCGCGGCGTCAGGGTTATCGACGTCATGCACGGGCTGGCCAACTACGCCATCAAACAGGGCATCATGCCGCGCGAGGAGACCGTCAAGTTCGGCCGGGTGTTCTGGAAATCGATTTATAAAAAAGGCCGTGTCGACGAAACGGCGGTGGGGCAGGGTTACGCCTTGGCCGACGGCCTGGTCAAGGGCATCAAAAACGGCCTGGAAATGGCCCCCATGGGCCTGGCCATGGTTACCCACAAGCGCATGGGGCTGCTGCCGGTGCGGGCCATCAAGGGCATCAAGGACTTGCAGAAAATGCTGGACAAGGCCGCCCAAATGACCGGCGAGGAGGCGTAGCATGGACTATTTTCTTTATTCAGGCTGCTCCCTTGACGCCAGCGCCTCCCACTACATGATCAGCCTGGAGGCCGTGTGCAAGGCCCTGGGTGCCCATCTGAAGGATATCGAGGACTGGAACTGCTGCGGCGCCTCCATCGCCTATATCGGTGGCAACGAGATGCAGCAGATCGTGCTCAACGCGCGCAACCTGGCCCTGGCCGAAAAGCAGGGCGGCATGGATATCATCGCGCCGTGCTCGTCGTGCTACATCATGATGAACAAGTACAACCGCGAGCTCCAGGAAAACCCCGCGTTGCTGGCCAAGGTCAACGGCATCCTGGCCGAGGGCGGCCTGAGTTATTCGGGCGGCCTGAAGGTGCGGCATATCCTGGACGTGCTCTACAATGACATCGGCGTGGACAAGATCAAGGGCCAGTTGCGCAAGCCGCTGACCGGCGTCAAGGTGGCCTCGTACTATGGCTGCCAGACCACGCGGCCTTTCGGCGAGTACGACTCGATGGAGTCGCCCACGACCCAGGACGAGCTGCTGGCCGCTCTGGGCGCTGAGGTCGTGCCGTTCGACAAAAAGGTCAAGTGCTGTGGCTCGGGCCTGTTCCTCACCGAGATAGAACTGTGCGCGCGCCTGGCCGATGACATCATCGGCAACGCCAAGGACCATGGCGCGGAGGTGATCAGCACCGCCTGCCCGATGTGCCAGATGAACCTGGAGGTTTATCAGCCGCGCATCAGCAAGATCCTGGGCAAAGAGATCAAGATGCCCGTGGTGTTCATCACCCAGCTCATGGCCGTGGCCCTGGGGTTGGACCCCAAAAAAGATGCGGCCCTGGATCGCAATATAGTGGCGCCCGAAAGCGTGTTGCGCGCCGCCGCGGCCTGATTATCATTATAATAAGACGCGACGTCCGCGCCGGGGTGTGCGCCCCGGCGCGGGCCTTTGACGGGCTCAAGCTGAAGGGTGCATAATGAGCGAGGCAAAAGACAAAAGCATCTGCCCCCACTGCGGCGAGCAGATGAAGAAATGGGCCTCGCCGGTCACGGCGACGTGGGGCGGCGAGTTTCTGTGGATCTGCTTCAACGACAACTGCGGCTACTATCAGCGCGGCTGGGATCACACTTTCAAGAAAATCGGCGTCAAGGCCAGCTACCGGCACCGCTACGACCCCGAGACCGGCCAGGAAGGCCCCTTCCCGGTCAACTCTCCCGATGCGGGAAAAGACGGCATCATCGACGGTTGAGGCGCAACTTTCCCCAAACGGGCGGGGACAGGCGCCCTGCCCGGCACGAGAATCTATCATGGACTTGAGCAACATCGCCCGCAACGACCTTTGCCCCTGCGGCAGCGGCAAGAAATTCAAGAAGTGCCACATGGGCCGCGAAAATGAACTGCTGGACGACACCTTGAGTGTCGATCCGGCCCAACTGGCCATGAAAATCATCGCCTTGCCGGCTTGCGCGCACCCGCGGGCGGCCGAAATGGCGGCCTCGCTGGAGATCGTTTCGCCGGCGGGCAAGCAGCTCAAGGTCAAGCTGGTGGACTTGGCGGCCTATTGCGCCCTGACGCCATACGCCAAGCAAAACGGCGCGGAGCAGAACGACGGCGGCGTGGTGATCAATCCGCTCAAGACGAAACTGCTTGACCCCGGCTTTGTCTATCTGGCTCTGAGCCCCAAGGCCGGTGATTCGACCATTGTGCATGAGTTGGCCCATGTTATCGATATGGTTTGCGGTTCGTGTCTGCCCGCCGGCAAGGCCCAAGAGATGGCCGGCGAGATGAGCGTGCCCGTGGAGCTGTTGGAGCATCCCCAGGAGTTCGGCGACAAGCTGATCGAGCTGGCCGAACGTTTTGCCGTGAGCCTGGACGCCGAAGATGAGATCATCGCCATCCTGGCCCGGCGGCAACTACTGTTGCCCGCCCGCATGGTGGCCAAGGGCGATCACAAAGAGATCGTCGCCGCCGCCGAGAAGACGATGAGGTTCATGCAGAACAACCAGGCCGAGATCGACGCGCGCATCAGGGAACGCGAAGGCTACTTGGGCCCGCGCTGATAGAAGGTGGCGAGTCCGGGCGCATGACGTTCAACCGCGCGCCGCGCGACCTGATCCAGCCAAGACGATGAGGCGCTGATCGTGTTCATGGTCTTTCACGGCCGGCGTCATCGGTAAAATCACGGCTATAAGGTGGATACTGCCTCTGACTCGTTACGCGTCTTGCCAGGCCGCGTGATGGGCAAGCATGTTGGCGCTGAAAGCATTTGTGCGCGGGCAATAATTTGATTATGCTGAACATGGCTGGTTTGATCAATTTCTGTGCTGGCAGGCCCCGCCAGTGGAAAGTCAGTGAACGCCGATCGTAATGAGCATGCTTGCGTCTGATCATACGCGGTTGTTTCAGCGCCTGGCGAGGCTGTGGCAGCAACTATATCCTTATAAACATCGCATGATCCAGGCGATGTTCATTCCGCAATACTATAAACTTCAAGCCGGGTTGGACCAGGCGGTGACCGATGAGCAGGCCTGGCGACACTGGCTTCTTGCTGGGCATAAGCGCGAAATTGCGCTGAATCCGTTGTTTGATGCGGAGTATTACCGCCAAGTGTGGGCCGATAAAGAGCCACGCATAGCGAGTGAACCATCGGCGTTTATGCATTGGCTCAAGCACGGCCTCCAAGAGAGAATCATCCCGACGGTATTGTTTGACGAAAAGTTTTATTTGCATGCGTATCCCGATGTTGTGGCCTGCGGAATGTGGTCGTTTGAGCACTTCATACGTTTTGGCGTAAATGAGCGGCGGTGGCCAAATGGCCTGTTCAGCTCGGGCCGATACATGGAGAAAAACAACGACAATCTGAATGGCCTTGCCCCGTACTATCATTTTTTGATGTACGGCGACGATTGCGGTTTCAATGGCGATACGCACAATTTTGACCCGCGCGAATTTGGCATGCCATCGTGGCGTGATTTATATCGTTTAGCGGTGGATAAAAACAGAGAATTTTTCGACGATCGCATACAGTGTGGGGTCTTGGCGGAAGTGCTTGAACGGGCCGCGCGCATTGAGCCACTGATCAACAAGCCGGCCGTGGCCGCGCGCGTGCTTCATATTCCGCCGTTCATGGGCCAACAAACCGGCACTTACGCCGCAGCGAAAAAGGCGAGGCTGGCGTTGCGCCGGCCGCATTATACAAATGTGGTTTGCATACCTCATTGCCGCGTGGGTGGCGCGGCGCGCGTCGCGGGCCTGTTCTGCCAGGCGCTGGCCAAAATTTTTCCTGATGAACCAACCTTGCTGATATTAACCGACTTGTCGGTCTTCGCTCGACCGGATTGGTTCCCCGACAATATTGAGATTTTCGATCTTAGCGCGATTGTCGATGGATTGTCCGCCGCGCACAAACAAACGGTGCTCATGGATGTTCTGCGAGGCACAACTCCAGAAAGAATTGTCAACATAAATAGCCGTTTGTGCTGGGACACCTACATGGTGTTTGGCCAGCAACTATCGCAGTGGTCTCGACTTTTTGCCTATTTCTTTTGCTATGATATTAATCCGCAGGGCCATAAGGTTGGTTACCCCATTGAGTTTTTTGCTCCAAGCTATAAATTTATGAGTGGGTATTTTTTTGATAATCAAGCATTGGTCGATGAGTTGGAGTATCGCTATCTTTTGAAAAACAGTAGCGAGCATAAGTCCAAAGCTGTCTGGACGCCAATCGAGAGCGACTCCACGCTTTGCCTACATGCGCAGAAGTTGCAAAAAAAATCTGAAGTTTCGTCGAGATGGCGCGCTTTTTGGGCGGGCAGACTTGATCGGCAAAAACGCTACGATATCGTTGTCGAAATAGCCAACATGATGCCAGAGCTTGATATATGGACTTGGGGTCATGCGGTTTTGGACGGAGGATTTGACACCAAAAATCTGCCGCCGAATATGAAGTTTTTTGGCACGTTTGAATCATTTGATGATTTGCCGCTGCACGACTGTGACTTTTGGCTATACACCTCTGAGTGGGATGGTTTGCCGACGATGCTTCTGGAAACAGGAGTGCGTGGGATTGCCACCGTTGCGTCCAGAGTTGGCGGTACGGCCGATGTCATCAACGAAGAAACAGGTTGGCCAGTTGATGATTTTCTCGATCCACGCTCCTATGTCATGGCGATAAGGCAGATGATGGGAGATCCTGGCGCATGCCTGGCCAAAGCCGGTGCTTTGCGCGATTTGATTGCTGCGCGGCACAGTATGAATCACTATGCAACTGAGATCGAGGCCGCACTAAAGTGAACGCACAGGCGCAGTTTGAAATCAGCGCGATAATGACAGTTCATGGTGAAGGCGTGCTTGCAGGTTTGTCGCTGCGCAGCATGCTAGAAGCCGTCGATAATGTGCGGCATGACGCGGAAGCTGTGGAGCTGATGGTCGTGCTTGATTGTCCAGACAACGCCACGAGATCGTTTGTGGAATCGTTGTCAGTTGACGGAATGGTTGTTTTAAACACTGATTTTGCCGACCAGGGTAAGGTTCGAAATCATGCGATAAAAAATGCGCGAGGACGGTACGTTGCGTTTCTTGACGGCGATGATTTGTGGAGCTTCAATTGGCTCAGCGCCGCATGGGATATGATACGCGCATGTGATGATGGAGCTATCGTTCATCCAGAGTTTAATTGGTTGTTTGATATGTCTGGTGGAGTGTTGGAAAAGATTGAGATGTCTAATAGATTTTTTGACAAAGAATATTTGCGCGTCATGAATTATTGGGACGCATTGTGTTTTGCTTCAAAGGCTACGTATGAAACATTTCCTTATCCAGAGCGAAACATTTCCTCGGGTTTTGCCTACGAAGACTGGTATTGGAATTGCGTCACCGTGGCCAGCGGCTACGAGCATGTTGTTGCGCCAGACACCGTGCACTTCAAGAGGCGCAGATCAGGCTCGCAAACAGTCGAAGCCAGTTCACGTAGGGCTCTGCCCAGGATGAACGGTTTTTTTGATTACAAATTTTTCTCTCAAGGTGAATTTTAATTTGCGACAGTCTGATGATTGGTGAGCTGTGTGTTGACGATGCTTCACAAAGATAAAAAATTTCTTCGCGCTGTTGTGGGAGTAGATTCATCCCATTGTGATAAAGCCCTGCCGGATGATACAGTGCAGGCGCTTTTGAGAAATATTATTGAAAACCAAACCGATTCAACGCAGCGCGTAAAACTGTCCTCTTATTATCGTTCGGTGGACAAGACTGATATTGCGGATAGAATCAGCTCTATTGGAGATGATTTGGCGGCTACAGAGATGGAACCGGTTGCGATTCAGATCTTTAGGGTTTTGTTGGACGGGAAGCTATATCAAGATTGTGACTTGCTGGTGGATGCGCTTATAGATAGTCGGCAAGAAGTTGATGTTTACAAAAAAATTGGAGACATTTATCGCATTGGTGGGCGGAACGACAAGGCTATTGATGTTTTGTTGCGCGCGTGTGACGTCTGCAATAGTGCCGATAGCCTATATTATGAACTCGGCGAATTGTATGCCAAGGACGGCAACCATCGTGCTGCAGCAGATTTTTATTACAAAGCATCCGTGCTAAACCGGTCCATACTATTTTATTATTCAAAAATGAGCGAGGCTTTGTTGCGGCAAGGAGAAATGTCTAAAGCGATTGAATATACGCAGAACATTATATCGCTGGGTACGGATAACCAGTACATAGTGTTCGGGCTTGGTAAATTATTGCTTGATGCCGAGAACTACAAAGAAGCTGAGGCGCTATTCCAGCGCGCAATATCCATGGACAACACTGTTGCTATGTTTTATACGCATCTCGCTGAATGCTATAGTCGGCAAGGTAGAGTCCATGAGGCGATCGACTGTTTGAAAGGTATAATTTCGAAATTTTCTGATAAACCAAGCGTACATTACCTGCTTGCAAAGCTTTTGATCCGCACCAAGAAATTTACAGATGCCGAAGACGTAATTTCGAACGCTATATCTATAGATCCAACATCTAGCCTCTACTATCGACTTGCTGCGGAGTGTATGAGGCTGCAGGGAAAATTCGATGACGCTTGTCGATTGCTCAGACTGGCGATTAAACACGATGAGCTCAACCCAGCGCATTATTTTGAGCTATCGAGATGTTTGAAGCTCACTGGAGACTTTCTTGGCGCAGAGCTGTTACATGATAGAGCGTTGGTGTTATGCCAATCGTGAGCTGGTAAGATTTTATGCCATGCGTGCTAAATCCTGACTTTTGTAAAGCCAGTGTGGTCATTACCACCAAAAATCCTGGGCGTATATTTGACAATGTAATTGCGATGGTGCTTTCCCAAAAGACGCCATGGGACTACGAAGTCATAGTGATTGATAGCGGCTCAAAAGATGGCACTGTTGAAAAATTACGACTGCTTGATGATAAAATTACGCTGATATGTATTCGCCCAGAAGAGTTTGGTCATGGTCGCACAAGGAACTTAGGCGTTACGCATGCGCAAGGAGATTATGTTGCATTTCTCACGCATGATGCGGTGCCCGCAACATCCGAATGGTTAAGTGAACTTGTCACAGCATTAGAGCTTGATGTTACTGCTTGCGCCGCTTTTGGCCGACACATCGCACACAATGATGCAGATCCATTTACGAAGCGAGATCTGCAGGCTCACTTTGACTTTTTGGGCTCCACCACAACGGTGCAATCAAAATTCAGCGACCACATTCTTTACGATACTCAGATAAGGCATCGGCAGTTCTTACATTTTTATTCAGATAATAATTCTTGTTTGAGGAAATCGGTATGGAAGGTCTATCCATATCCTGATGCGGAATTTGCCGAAGACCAGATCTGGGCTGCCACCGTGATCGATGCTGGTTTTAGCCGAGTGTACGCTCATTCAGCAGTGGTAAAACATTCTCACGATTATTCTTCCATCGGCACTTTCCGTAGGGCGTTTGATGAATCTGCTGCTTTTCAAAGGATATTTGGCTATTCATTGTGTGCAAGCCTTGTTAGAGGGATGTTGTCGGCGGCCAGCTGCTGCATGCATGACATGCAATATGCGTTGATCAATAAACTGCCATTACGACGTGTCATCTCGAGAATTATACGAAACATATTGCGCAGTTTCGGTCATTATTTGGGTGCCAAAATTGACCAAATCCCAACGAGCGTAGCCATGCAACTATCGTTAGATAAAAAGCTATATCGTTCTTGATTTCAGGTGGATGTAATGGTTTTTTCTCATATCAGGGACGGGCTGCATGCCCTCCTGGTCAGGGGCTATGGCCTGATTGCACCCAAGCAATCCGTCGACAAAAGATTTGATTTCGTTTCATGCGCTCCCTTTGGTCCTTCACACAAAGATGTGAAGCCATCATGCAACACCGTCAACTGGTTCGTCCCACCAATTGGTTATGGGAGTGGTGGCCATTTGAACATCGTAAGATTTATTAAACTGCTAGAGGATGATGGATTTGAATGCAGGATTGTTGTTACAAATGAATTTCGCCCGTATGATAATAAAAAAATAGCATCGCAAATTTCGGAATGGTTTGCGCCAGTCAAAGCAAAAGTATATTTGCATCCACAAGATACAATTCCTGCGGCGCATATATCAGTCGCTACTGGTTGGCAGACTGCTTATCCAGTAAAATATTTTTCGGGTAGCGCGCATAAGTATTATTTTGTTCAAGATTATGAACCATATTTTTATCCTTTGGGCACCGAGTACTTTTTGGCTGAGGATACATATCGTTTTGGATTCACGGGGATTGCTTTAGGCTCGTGGTTAGCGGACATGCTTAGTGCTCAATACGGAATGCGAATGTATGGAATAGGTTTTTCATATGATGATGATCTGTATACGCCGCGATTAGATAAAGATTGTTCCGGGCCTAAACGCTTGTTGTTCTATGCGCGACCGGAAACACCTCGCCGTGCATTTGAACTTGGTGTTTTAGCTATAAACGATGTGAAAAAACATATGCCGTCAGTTGATGTTCTCCTGGTCGGTGGAAACTTGAGCCGATATAATCTTCCTTTTTCATTTAAAGATTGTGGCAGATTGCCTATTTCCGAGCTTCCGCATTTGTACTCACAGTGCGATGCCGCCTTGGTGCTATCAATGACCAATTTATCGCTTTTGCCTCTTGAAATTATGGCGTGCGGTTGTCCTGTGATCAGCAACTGCGGACCCAATGTTGAATGGATGCTGAACAGCACCAATTGTAAGCTCAGCCGGCCTACTGTCTCAGGATTGGCAGAAGCAATCATTTCGGTTCTCTCAGACGAGCGCGAACGAAAGCAGTTGATAAAAAATGGTCTTGACTATGCCAGATCAACAAGCTGGAAAGAGGAGGCAAAAAAAGTCGCGCAAATATTCCGGCAAACTTATAATGAATAGTCATGGTCGTATCAGCATGGCAAATGAGTTTTCATCTGATTTGAATAATTTCAGACATGTGGTGGTTGGTGCTGGTGGCTTTTTGGGCACAAACATTTCCGCTGGTTTCAAAAAATCGAATCTAGACTTGCTATGCATCGATGCTTGCGAACGGCCAAAGTATTCTAACCATGCCGGCGAAAAAAATTGGCTATCCGGCACGTTGTCAGACAAGGAATTCTTTGTTGAACATCTGAAACCCAACGACATTGTATACCATTTGGTCAGCACGACAAACCCAAGCAACTCGGACCTTGCGCCAGATAAAGATGTTGAAGATAACTTGATAGGATCCCTGAAATTGTTCCAGGCGTGCAGTGAAAGACGTATTAAAAAGCTTATTTTTATTTCTTCTGGCGGCACCATATATGGGCCTGACGCTCCCGTCCCAACTCCTGAATTTGCAGACACATCACCGATTTGCTCTTATGGGGCAACCAAACTCGCTATTGAAAAATATCTGGAAATTTTTCGTAAGCAGCATGGACTTGACTATATCATATTTCGTGTCTCCAACGCTTATGGCCCATTTCAGATCGCGCGAGGTCAAGGCATAATTGCAATGGCTCTGCACAGGTTTTTCCATGATGAACCGCTGGAAATTTGGGGAGACGGCAGTGCAGTACGTGATTACATCTTTGTCGATGACATCGTGTCAGCCGTTTTGATGGGCGCCGCGTCGTCGACGCAATCTCCTCGGCTCTATAACCTTGGCAGCGGAGTTGGCCACTCGGTCAACGAGGTCGTTGAGGCGCTCAATTTTGCCCTTGGCGGCAGACTTGAAACGGTCAGGCGTGAAGGCAGAAGTGTGGACGTTCCTCGTAGCATTTTGGACATTGAGCGGATCAAGCTACACTTGAATTGGCGGCCAAAAATTGACCTTAAGGCAGGAATCAGCGCTACGGTGAATTGGTATAGAGAGTTCATTCGATGCTCGGGGCAAGACCATAACCACGAATATTCTCGTGCCGACGAAAAAATAAATTAATGGCGCTGCAAGCATGGTAGGCACATTTCGCAAGGCTTTGATCACGGTTATAATTGTCAATTATAATGCGAAGACGCATTTGGCAAGATGCCTGGATGCCTTGCGCGAACAAACCGTGCAAGACTTTCATATTGTCCTCGTTGACAACGCCTCCACCGACGGATCGCTGAACGAAATTTACACCAACGAAAACCTAACCGTGGTTCGCCTTGCAGAGAATGTAGGTTTTGCCGCGGCCAACAACATTGGGGCGCTAAGATCGCAAAGCGAATTCATTGCATTGCTCAACCCAGATGCTTTTCCCGCGCCGACTTGGCTCGAAAAACTCATGGAGCACGCAAAAGCCTACCCAGAATACGCGGCGTTCGGCTCAACTCAGTTGCTTGACGCCAATTCTGACCTGTTGGATGGCGCTGGCGATGTTTTGTATTTTTTTGGTTTGCCGCGGCGTTCGAAACACCTCGAACGCGCAATACCTCTGCCGCCGACTCGGGAAGTTTTCAGTCCATGCGCCGCTGCCGCTTTGTATCGTCGGCATCTTTTCGTGGGTGTTGGCGGCTTGGACGAGGCGTTTTTTTGCTATTGCGAAGACGTTGATTTGGGCTTCAGGTTAAGGTTGCGCGGGTATAAATGTTTGCAGGTCGCCGACGCGATAGTGCGGCATGTCGGCGGGGGCTCAAGCGGACAAATTTCAGGGTTTGCCGAGCGACATGGCCATAGAAACGCTTTATGGATGCACATAAAAAACATGCCAATGCCGTTGTTGGCGCTGACCCTACCATGTCACTTCATTGCCGAGTTTGCCAAAGCAATTTTCGACATTGCAAGCCCAAGCCGTGGCCGTCTTGCGCAACGCGCGCATAACGTTAAATGCCGAATCCAAGGGATTTGCGAGGCGTTGGCGCAAATAGGTCCGATGATGCTTCAACGGAGGATCATCCAAGAAAAGCGTGTGATCTCCAGCTGTTCCGTGGCCAGGACGCTCTGCTGGCGTCCGTGGGCTAGTTGATTTCCGTGGACATTTTTTCGGGCAATGCGCGCTGAATCGCGGCGTCTTGCCCGCTGTTATACGATGTGCGGAACGTGCCCATTGTCGTAGCCAGATTGGCCGCTTGCGCCGCACCTTGCCCAGTGGCGTTATCTATTTCGCGCAGAGAATTGCTTATGCCGGCGATGCCCGTGTCTTGTTCTTGAGATGACATGGCCACCCCCGCCATCAATTCGGCCGCTTGCTCGATTATCTGTTGCACGCCGCCAAATGCTTCGTGGGTGGCGGTGACCAATTCGCCACTTTCTTGAATCTTGCCAATGGTGCCATCGATGAGTTGGGCGGTGTTGCGCGCGGCCTCGGCCACGCGCAGGGCCAGGCTGCGCACCTCGCCCGCCACCACGGCAAAACCTGCGCCGGCCTCGCCGGCCCGGGCCGCCTCGACGGCGGCGTTGAGGGCCAAGAGGTTGGTTTGGAAGGCTATCTCGTCGATGGTCTTCATGATATTGGCGACTTGGCGGCTTGATTCACGCAGCTCATCCATCGCCCCGGAAAGATTGGCGATACTTTTGCCGGACTGCACGACTTGCGCGGTCACCGCGCTCATCAGATCGGCGGCGGTCTTGGCGTCGGCCGCGTTTTCCCTGGTCAGGGCCGTGATGTCGTTGGCCGCGTGGGAAATCTGCTCGATGGCCGCGGCCTGTTGGCCGGCTTGTACGCCCGTGGCCGCGGCGACTTGCTGGGAATGGCCGATGACGTCGTTGAGTTTTTGCACGAAACGATTGAGCAACTTGGCTGCTTGCCCTATTTCATCCCTGCTTTGAATGGGCATTTCCAGAGTCAGGTCAACGTCATATTGGGTGAGCATTTCGACGAGCTTGGCCATTGGCTGGTCGACAAAACGTCGTACGG
Protein-coding regions in this window:
- a CDS encoding 4Fe-4S dicluster domain-containing protein, yielding MDSNLENVAAGAQGTQSKDKAPATRAYEPDFCNEVYEKVDCGSEIKQCMQCGVCGATCPLRDQMVYGPRQLWMLIRAGRREQVLNCPDIMLCTSCYTCKVRCPRGVRVIDVMHGLANYAIKQGIMPREETVKFGRVFWKSIYKKGRVDETAVGQGYALADGLVKGIKNGLEMAPMGLAMVTHKRMGLLPVRAIKGIKDLQKMLDKAAQMTGEEA
- a CDS encoding CoB--CoM heterodisulfide reductase iron-sulfur subunit B family protein — translated: MDYFLYSGCSLDASASHYMISLEAVCKALGAHLKDIEDWNCCGASIAYIGGNEMQQIVLNARNLALAEKQGGMDIIAPCSSCYIMMNKYNRELQENPALLAKVNGILAEGGLSYSGGLKVRHILDVLYNDIGVDKIKGQLRKPLTGVKVASYYGCQTTRPFGEYDSMESPTTQDELLAALGAEVVPFDKKVKCCGSGLFLTEIELCARLADDIIGNAKDHGAEVISTACPMCQMNLEVYQPRISKILGKEIKMPVVFITQLMAVALGLDPKKDAALDRNIVAPESVLRAAAA
- a CDS encoding ogr/Delta-like zinc finger family protein, which gives rise to MSEAKDKSICPHCGEQMKKWASPVTATWGGEFLWICFNDNCGYYQRGWDHTFKKIGVKASYRHRYDPETGQEGPFPVNSPDAGKDGIIDG
- a CDS encoding SEC-C domain-containing protein — its product is MDLSNIARNDLCPCGSGKKFKKCHMGRENELLDDTLSVDPAQLAMKIIALPACAHPRAAEMAASLEIVSPAGKQLKVKLVDLAAYCALTPYAKQNGAEQNDGGVVINPLKTKLLDPGFVYLALSPKAGDSTIVHELAHVIDMVCGSCLPAGKAQEMAGEMSVPVELLEHPQEFGDKLIELAERFAVSLDAEDEIIAILARRQLLLPARMVAKGDHKEIVAAAEKTMRFMQNNQAEIDARIREREGYLGPR
- a CDS encoding glycosyltransferase; protein product: MSMLASDHTRLFQRLARLWQQLYPYKHRMIQAMFIPQYYKLQAGLDQAVTDEQAWRHWLLAGHKREIALNPLFDAEYYRQVWADKEPRIASEPSAFMHWLKHGLQERIIPTVLFDEKFYLHAYPDVVACGMWSFEHFIRFGVNERRWPNGLFSSGRYMEKNNDNLNGLAPYYHFLMYGDDCGFNGDTHNFDPREFGMPSWRDLYRLAVDKNREFFDDRIQCGVLAEVLERAARIEPLINKPAVAARVLHIPPFMGQQTGTYAAAKKARLALRRPHYTNVVCIPHCRVGGAARVAGLFCQALAKIFPDEPTLLILTDLSVFARPDWFPDNIEIFDLSAIVDGLSAAHKQTVLMDVLRGTTPERIVNINSRLCWDTYMVFGQQLSQWSRLFAYFFCYDINPQGHKVGYPIEFFAPSYKFMSGYFFDNQALVDELEYRYLLKNSSEHKSKAVWTPIESDSTLCLHAQKLQKKSEVSSRWRAFWAGRLDRQKRYDIVVEIANMMPELDIWTWGHAVLDGGFDTKNLPPNMKFFGTFESFDDLPLHDCDFWLYTSEWDGLPTMLLETGVRGIATVASRVGGTADVINEETGWPVDDFLDPRSYVMAIRQMMGDPGACLAKAGALRDLIAARHSMNHYATEIEAALK
- a CDS encoding glycosyltransferase family A protein — translated: MNAQAQFEISAIMTVHGEGVLAGLSLRSMLEAVDNVRHDAEAVELMVVLDCPDNATRSFVESLSVDGMVVLNTDFADQGKVRNHAIKNARGRYVAFLDGDDLWSFNWLSAAWDMIRACDDGAIVHPEFNWLFDMSGGVLEKIEMSNRFFDKEYLRVMNYWDALCFASKATYETFPYPERNISSGFAYEDWYWNCVTVASGYEHVVAPDTVHFKRRRSGSQTVEASSRRALPRMNGFFDYKFFSQGEF
- a CDS encoding tetratricopeptide repeat protein; amino-acid sequence: MLHKDKKFLRAVVGVDSSHCDKALPDDTVQALLRNIIENQTDSTQRVKLSSYYRSVDKTDIADRISSIGDDLAATEMEPVAIQIFRVLLDGKLYQDCDLLVDALIDSRQEVDVYKKIGDIYRIGGRNDKAIDVLLRACDVCNSADSLYYELGELYAKDGNHRAAADFYYKASVLNRSILFYYSKMSEALLRQGEMSKAIEYTQNIISLGTDNQYIVFGLGKLLLDAENYKEAEALFQRAISMDNTVAMFYTHLAECYSRQGRVHEAIDCLKGIISKFSDKPSVHYLLAKLLIRTKKFTDAEDVISNAISIDPTSSLYYRLAAECMRLQGKFDDACRLLRLAIKHDELNPAHYFELSRCLKLTGDFLGAELLHDRALVLCQS
- a CDS encoding glycosyltransferase family 2 protein; its protein translation is MLNPDFCKASVVITTKNPGRIFDNVIAMVLSQKTPWDYEVIVIDSGSKDGTVEKLRLLDDKITLICIRPEEFGHGRTRNLGVTHAQGDYVAFLTHDAVPATSEWLSELVTALELDVTACAAFGRHIAHNDADPFTKRDLQAHFDFLGSTTTVQSKFSDHILYDTQIRHRQFLHFYSDNNSCLRKSVWKVYPYPDAEFAEDQIWAATVIDAGFSRVYAHSAVVKHSHDYSSIGTFRRAFDESAAFQRIFGYSLCASLVRGMLSAASCCMHDMQYALINKLPLRRVISRIIRNILRSFGHYLGAKIDQIPTSVAMQLSLDKKLYRS
- a CDS encoding glycosyltransferase family 4 protein, translating into MVFSHIRDGLHALLVRGYGLIAPKQSVDKRFDFVSCAPFGPSHKDVKPSCNTVNWFVPPIGYGSGGHLNIVRFIKLLEDDGFECRIVVTNEFRPYDNKKIASQISEWFAPVKAKVYLHPQDTIPAAHISVATGWQTAYPVKYFSGSAHKYYFVQDYEPYFYPLGTEYFLAEDTYRFGFTGIALGSWLADMLSAQYGMRMYGIGFSYDDDLYTPRLDKDCSGPKRLLFYARPETPRRAFELGVLAINDVKKHMPSVDVLLVGGNLSRYNLPFSFKDCGRLPISELPHLYSQCDAALVLSMTNLSLLPLEIMACGCPVISNCGPNVEWMLNSTNCKLSRPTVSGLAEAIISVLSDERERKQLIKNGLDYARSTSWKEEAKKVAQIFRQTYNE
- a CDS encoding NAD-dependent epimerase/dehydratase family protein; this translates as MANEFSSDLNNFRHVVVGAGGFLGTNISAGFKKSNLDLLCIDACERPKYSNHAGEKNWLSGTLSDKEFFVEHLKPNDIVYHLVSTTNPSNSDLAPDKDVEDNLIGSLKLFQACSERRIKKLIFISSGGTIYGPDAPVPTPEFADTSPICSYGATKLAIEKYLEIFRKQHGLDYIIFRVSNAYGPFQIARGQGIIAMALHRFFHDEPLEIWGDGSAVRDYIFVDDIVSAVLMGAASSTQSPRLYNLGSGVGHSVNEVVEALNFALGGRLETVRREGRSVDVPRSILDIERIKLHLNWRPKIDLKAGISATVNWYREFIRCSGQDHNHEYSRADEKIN